From the genome of Grus americana isolate bGruAme1 chromosome 9, bGruAme1.mat, whole genome shotgun sequence, one region includes:
- the RNF13 gene encoding E3 ubiquitin-protein ligase RNF13 produces MLLSIGMLMLSATQIYTILTVQLFAFLNLLPVEADILAYNLENGTQTFDDLPARFGYRLPAEGLKGFLINSKPENACEPIAPPPLKDNSSSAFIVLIRRLECNFDIKVLNAQRAGYKAAIVHNVDSDDLISMGSNDIEVLKKIDIPSVFIGETSANSLKEEFTYEKGGHVVLIPEFSLPLEYYLIPFLIIVGICLILIVIFMITKFVQDRHRARRNRLRKDQLKKLPVHKFKKGDEYDVCAICLDEYEDGDKLRILPCSHAYHCKCVDPWLTKTKKTCPVCKQKVVPSQGDSDSETDSSQEENEVSENTPLLRPLASVSTQSFGALSESHSHQNMTESSEYEEDDNDNIDSSDAENGMNEESVVVQLQPNDEREYRVANTV; encoded by the exons atgctgttGTCAATAGGAATGCTGATGTTGTCTGCCACTCAGATATACACTATTTTGACTGTTCAGttatttgctttcctgaatCTTTTACCCGTGGAGGCAGATATTTTAGCA taTAACCTTGAAAATGGAACCCAGACCTTTGATGATCTACCTGCTAGATTTGGCTACAGACTGCCAGCAGAAGGcttgaag GGATTCCTAATAAATTCCAAACCAGAGAATGCATGTGAGCCTATAGCCCCACCTCCGCTGAAGGACAACTCGTCCAGTGCTTTTATTGTGTTGATTCGAAGGCTTGAGTGCAACTTTGATATCAAG GTTTTAAACGCACAGAGAGCTGGATACAAGGCAGCTATAGTTCACAATGTTGATTCTGATGACCTCATAAGCATGGGATCCAACGACA TTGAGGTTTTAAAGAAGATTGACATTCCTTCTGTCTTTATTGGCGAGACATCAGCTAATTCTCTTAAAGAAGAATTTACTTATGAAAAGGG TGGCCATGTTGTGTTAATCCCAGAGTTCAGTCTTCCTTTGGAGTACTACTTAATCCCTTTCCTAATAATAGTAGGGATCTGTCTTATTCTCATCGTCATATTTATG ATCACAAAATTCGTGCAAGACAGACACAGAGCAAGAAGGAATCGGCTTAGGAAGGATCAGCTTAAGAAACTTCCTGTACATAAATTTAAGAAAG GAGATGAATACGATGTATGTGCCATTTGTCTGGATGAATATGAGGATGGAGACAAGCTGAGAATCCTTCCATGTTCTCATG cGTATCACTGCAAGTGTGTGGACCCGTGGctgacaaaaacaaaaaaaacatgTCCTGTATGTAAGCAGAAAGTGGTCCCTTCTCAGGGGGACTCTGACTCCGAAACAGACAGTAGTCAAGAAGAGAATGAAGTATCTGAAAATACTCCTTTGCTTAGACCGTTAGCCTCAGTTAGCACTCAGTCATTCGGGGCTTTGTCAGAATCTCATTCCCATCAGAACATGACCGAGTCCTCAGAATATGAGGAAGATGACAATGACAATATTGATAGCAGTGATGCAGAAAATGGAATGAACGAAGAAAGCGTAGTGGTTCAGCTACAGCCCAATGATGAAAGGGAGTACAGAGTGGCAAATACTGTTTGA